In Pseudomonas nunensis, a single window of DNA contains:
- a CDS encoding NAD-dependent epimerase/dehydratase family protein, with protein sequence MSAESILVTGGSGFVGGGLLRYLARTGQYSSVAALRSKPADLPPSVRTFEFKSLTPDLNWRAALIDIDVVVHAAARVHVMNEESADPLAAFRLVNVEATLNLARQAADAGVKRFIFISSIKVNGEGTAPGVAFTADDLPAPADPYGVSKFEAEAALRALAESVSMEVVIIRPVLVYGPGVKANFLSMIRWLQRSIPLPLGAVDNKRSLVSLDNLIDLVVTCFDHPEAANQTFLVSDGEDVSTTQLLCKIGRALGQRVFLIPVPVGLMSFVARLVGKGAIAQRLFGSLQVDIEKNKRLLGWTPPVTLDRGLSAAVQPFLESRKR encoded by the coding sequence ATGAGTGCTGAAAGTATTCTTGTTACTGGCGGTTCGGGATTTGTGGGAGGAGGGCTGCTGCGTTATCTGGCCCGGACAGGTCAGTACTCTTCAGTCGCCGCTCTGAGGAGTAAGCCAGCTGACCTGCCGCCGTCGGTTCGAACGTTTGAGTTCAAAAGCCTGACACCTGATCTCAACTGGCGTGCGGCTCTGATCGATATTGATGTCGTGGTTCACGCTGCTGCTCGAGTGCATGTCATGAACGAGGAGTCGGCCGACCCGTTGGCCGCTTTTCGTCTTGTGAATGTTGAGGCCACGTTGAACCTGGCTCGACAAGCTGCAGACGCCGGCGTGAAGCGTTTCATTTTTATCAGTTCGATCAAGGTGAACGGCGAAGGGACTGCCCCGGGTGTGGCATTTACAGCTGATGATTTACCGGCACCTGCAGACCCGTATGGTGTTTCCAAGTTTGAGGCCGAGGCAGCCTTGCGTGCGCTGGCGGAGTCGGTGTCGATGGAGGTTGTGATTATCCGCCCGGTTCTTGTATACGGTCCGGGCGTAAAAGCTAACTTTCTCAGCATGATCCGCTGGCTTCAACGAAGTATCCCGTTGCCGCTGGGGGCCGTCGATAACAAGCGTAGTCTGGTCAGTCTGGATAACCTGATTGACCTTGTCGTGACGTGCTTTGATCACCCCGAAGCGGCAAATCAGACGTTTCTGGTCAGTGATGGCGAAGATGTTTCAACGACTCAATTGTTGTGTAAAATCGGCCGCGCTCTGGGGCAGCGTGTCTTCTTGATCCCAGTGCCTGTAGGGTTGATGAGTTTCGTTGCAAGGCTGGTGGGTAAGGGCGCTATTGCACAACGACTCTTCGGTTCTCTGCAGGTTGATATAGAAAAGAACAAACGCCTCTTGGGATGGACGCCTCCTGTCACTCTTGATCGGGGATTAAGTGCTGCTGTGCAGCCATTTTTGGAATCCCGCAAACGATGA
- a CDS encoding glycosyltransferase family 2 protein yields MDTKPNSLTGLAAIDPRPSPKNVAVLMCTYNGQRFLAEQLESIERQSHESWVVAVSDDGSTDNTLEIIESFRERWGHEKIIAFQGPKRGFATNFLTLACKQSLHADFFAWADQDDIWLENKLETAVSWLQTIPSETPALYCGRTQGVDTHGHPLECSPLFKRPPAFANALVQSLAGGNTMVFNEAARQLMANAGENMDIVSHDWWAYLLITGAGGKVSYDPMPSVLYRQHEDNLVGSNSGWKARLLRLRMMLKGRFSAWNEQNLHCLSSVGNLLTPENQRTLESFKFARKSNLVGRLLGLHRAGVYRQTTPGNIGLFFAAIMKGI; encoded by the coding sequence GTGGATACCAAACCAAACAGCCTCACAGGGCTAGCAGCCATCGATCCTCGTCCATCGCCAAAAAATGTCGCGGTGCTCATGTGCACGTACAATGGCCAGCGATTTCTGGCTGAGCAGCTGGAATCGATTGAACGCCAATCGCATGAAAGCTGGGTAGTCGCCGTCTCGGATGACGGATCGACCGACAACACTCTCGAAATAATCGAATCGTTTCGCGAACGTTGGGGGCACGAAAAAATCATCGCATTTCAAGGTCCAAAGCGCGGATTCGCGACCAACTTCCTCACTCTCGCGTGCAAGCAGTCCCTACATGCCGACTTTTTTGCGTGGGCCGACCAGGATGACATCTGGCTCGAAAACAAACTTGAAACCGCTGTGAGCTGGCTGCAAACAATACCTTCCGAAACTCCTGCGCTCTACTGCGGAAGAACTCAGGGAGTGGACACTCACGGGCACCCGCTGGAATGTTCGCCACTGTTCAAGCGCCCTCCCGCATTCGCCAACGCTCTGGTTCAGAGCCTGGCCGGGGGAAATACGATGGTCTTCAACGAGGCTGCTCGCCAGTTAATGGCGAATGCGGGCGAGAATATGGACATCGTCTCCCATGACTGGTGGGCCTATCTGCTAATAACCGGTGCAGGTGGAAAGGTCTCGTACGACCCCATGCCCTCTGTCCTGTACCGGCAGCATGAAGACAACCTGGTGGGCTCCAACTCAGGCTGGAAGGCACGATTACTGCGACTTCGCATGATGCTTAAAGGGCGATTCTCTGCCTGGAACGAACAGAACCTCCATTGCCTGTCGTCCGTAGGCAATTTACTGACTCCAGAGAACCAACGAACCCTCGAAAGCTTCAAATTCGCCAGGAAGAGCAACCTTGTCGGGCGACTTCTGGGACTCCATCGAGCAGGTGTTTATAGACAAACCACACCAGGCAATATCGGTCTGTTTTTTGCCGCCATCATGAAGGGCATCTGA
- a CDS encoding ABC transporter ATP-binding protein has translation MSSNDVAIHVNGLSKRFNMYEKAHDRLLQMVLPSKKLHQEFWALKDINFEVARGESVGIIGKNGSGKSTLLQIICGTLTPTSGTVNVDGRIAALLELGSGFNPEFSGRENVYLNCAIHGISRSKTDELMDDILSFADIGEFVDQPVKTYSSGMFVRLAFSVQANLKPEILIVDEALAVGDALFQKRCYERIEKLTSNGTTLLFVSHDEESVRTLTQRAIFLSNGKIHSIGTSADVILDYRRNLHEQESLYLQQLTKNLSEKAAQHQKEEAVATKVDEKAADRFSFGNQDAEVLDVQVLNAEGEETQVFYATDIAIIRVAFRANVDLEHLNVSLRLRNKEGVKIYSWGTLNQDMAIAANLTTGESFWNKTFKSGTVSSVDFQFECSLGANLYEIQAAVSQEGKPYYAEQRILHWRDEAAFFTVATKPREYHFGGVLDLRMKATEIKG, from the coding sequence ATGTCCTCTAACGATGTTGCCATTCACGTCAATGGCCTCTCAAAGCGTTTCAACATGTATGAGAAAGCGCATGACCGCTTACTCCAGATGGTGCTGCCTTCGAAAAAGCTCCACCAGGAGTTCTGGGCACTCAAAGACATCAACTTTGAAGTCGCACGGGGCGAGTCCGTGGGCATCATCGGCAAGAACGGCTCAGGCAAATCGACCCTTCTGCAGATTATCTGCGGCACCCTGACGCCCACGTCCGGCACCGTCAATGTTGATGGCCGCATCGCCGCATTGCTGGAACTCGGCTCGGGCTTCAATCCCGAGTTCAGCGGACGCGAAAACGTTTACCTCAACTGCGCGATTCACGGCATAAGCCGCAGCAAAACCGATGAGTTGATGGATGACATTCTGTCGTTTGCCGACATTGGCGAGTTCGTCGACCAGCCAGTGAAAACCTATTCGAGTGGTATGTTTGTGCGATTGGCGTTCTCCGTTCAGGCCAACCTGAAACCGGAGATCCTTATCGTCGACGAAGCACTGGCAGTGGGCGACGCGCTGTTTCAAAAGCGTTGCTATGAGCGTATCGAGAAGCTGACGAGCAATGGCACAACCCTTCTGTTCGTATCACACGACGAAGAGTCAGTGCGAACACTGACACAACGTGCGATTTTTCTTTCGAACGGAAAAATTCACAGTATTGGCACCTCGGCAGATGTAATTCTCGACTACCGCAGAAACCTGCACGAACAAGAAAGTCTTTATTTGCAGCAACTGACAAAAAACCTGTCGGAAAAAGCCGCCCAGCATCAAAAAGAAGAAGCAGTGGCGACCAAGGTCGATGAAAAAGCCGCTGACAGGTTTTCCTTTGGGAATCAGGATGCCGAGGTCCTGGACGTTCAGGTATTGAACGCCGAAGGCGAAGAAACCCAGGTTTTCTACGCAACGGATATTGCGATCATTCGCGTTGCTTTCCGCGCCAATGTTGACCTTGAGCATCTCAATGTCAGTTTGCGACTGCGCAACAAGGAAGGCGTGAAGATTTACTCTTGGGGCACACTGAACCAAGACATGGCGATTGCTGCCAACCTGACCACCGGTGAATCGTTCTGGAACAAGACATTCAAGTCAGGAACAGTGTCTTCCGTTGATTTTCAGTTTGAATGCAGCCTGGGCGCCAATCTGTATGAAATACAGGCTGCGGTCTCCCAGGAAGGCAAACCTTATTACGCAGAACAGCGCATTCTCCACTGGAGAGACGAGGCGGCATTCTTCACTGTGGCGACCAAACCGCGCGAGTACCATTTCGGAGGGGTACTTGACCTTCGCATGAAAGCAACTGAAATAAAGGGCTGA
- a CDS encoding MraY family glycosyltransferase, protein MILCWLILALAGLSYALTAILRRYALSRSLLDIPNNRSSHSVPTPRGGGVAIVLTFLLALAVLFSEGLIPASIFFALAGAGALTAIIGFLDDHGHIAARWRLLAHFLAAIWGVYWLGGLPALSVYGVSINLGWFGHLLAVIYLVWMLNLYNFMDGIDGIAGVEAVTICLGGCLLYWAGHSADQAWPAVLLAACVAGFLCWNFPPAKIFMGDAGSGFLGVVIGVLSLQAGWISPDILWGWLILLGVFIVDATFTLLRRLLRGDKIYEAHRSHAYQFASRRFGKHLPVTLAVGLINLFWLLPVAFCMVYYKLDGATALVIAYVPLVLLALKYRAGQLEGVSSNN, encoded by the coding sequence ATGATCTTATGTTGGCTCATTTTGGCATTGGCCGGTCTTTCCTATGCTCTTACTGCGATATTGCGTCGCTACGCTCTGTCTCGAAGTCTGCTCGATATTCCCAATAATCGCAGTTCTCATTCGGTTCCGACGCCAAGAGGTGGTGGAGTTGCGATCGTACTGACCTTTCTCCTGGCTCTGGCAGTGCTGTTCTCCGAGGGCCTTATTCCCGCGAGCATTTTTTTCGCGCTGGCAGGTGCGGGTGCTCTGACTGCAATTATCGGTTTCCTGGATGATCATGGGCATATAGCCGCGCGTTGGCGATTATTGGCACATTTTCTGGCGGCGATCTGGGGGGTTTACTGGTTGGGTGGGCTGCCCGCGTTGAGTGTCTATGGCGTTAGTATCAACCTGGGCTGGTTTGGCCATCTGCTTGCGGTGATTTATCTGGTATGGATGCTCAATCTTTATAATTTCATGGATGGTATAGATGGTATCGCCGGTGTTGAGGCGGTAACGATTTGCCTTGGCGGTTGTCTTCTGTATTGGGCAGGCCATTCGGCGGATCAGGCTTGGCCTGCGGTTCTCCTGGCCGCGTGTGTCGCAGGGTTTCTCTGTTGGAACTTCCCCCCGGCTAAAATCTTCATGGGGGATGCCGGGAGTGGTTTTCTCGGTGTTGTGATTGGCGTTTTATCACTACAGGCGGGATGGATTTCTCCTGATATTTTATGGGGTTGGCTGATACTCCTGGGTGTTTTTATCGTTGATGCCACTTTTACGTTGCTACGCCGTTTGTTGCGCGGCGACAAGATTTACGAGGCGCACCGCAGCCATGCCTATCAATTTGCATCGCGTCGGTTCGGCAAGCACCTGCCGGTCACGCTGGCGGTAGGCCTGATTAACCTGTTTTGGTTACTGCCGGTGGCGTTTTGCATGGTGTATTACAAGCTGGATGGTGCGACGGCTTTGGTCATCGCTTATGTACCGTTGGTTCTATTAGCGCTGAAGTACCGGGCAGGGCAGCTTGAAGGTGTCTCGTCAAATAACTGA
- a CDS encoding glycosyltransferase, giving the protein MTISNTTIRSASEAGRTPRALTTGERSQLVAQVLSACGNGKLLHIGVPDPELLRAFLMVGVQVYNVCPGAATQELNTLLPDRFVEWDGEALPFSDESFSTVLVSNAIDLGLSLEHLALETTRVSERNIFLYLDTSSESSTKEARKAWELIFFNNGARKHPAYYRVNDYQSLEYEQGNIAIPLEKLPREAARLYPLEALKEERDLHMDMTREPGSRSDAHIIRYMLASRYVRNGDRVLDAACGLGYGAYTLFNCSDASSILGVDGSNYAIKYAEASFSAVNSQLTFKEGWLPEALNEIPDNSIDFITSFETLEHVPDPVGLMAEFYRILSPSGRIVLSVPNDWSDETGDDPNPFHFHVYTWDRIVKELEKDFILESAYVQTADQYKPKINNTYEWAVGIREMYEVDTATLQKDDPSCEWCLLVGMKSPVLGSSVPYTETTYDLYPENTEWKATDFTDYENPWLVKGLVTIGHRIENDEKLLDLANQVTRQSSLASPDLGAALCIQAYQLLKHGEFTLEDIEAFSLKIQAYLDEPDQSPQQLRWKVSLAFVMAQLWQATGDTSRAIPLYKTCIAFDCTKFSPTLITKQISAYLNLGLIESGLGNTTQAVEYWREGVISAEKAMGEDWRASIGSLDKPTDFGVSELGAIVELASSCAYSLRYISNEKDRTPQWWHQHLRDRSSQLSTITTIVAETKRLNGVIVQKDIAINELVLEKGKILNEVASATQQLQNQEISLTEILGQKDTVIDRFNSELAQKYSAINELNSELANKESAIDRFNNELSQKYSTINELNSELANKESTIDRFNYELSQKYSTINQLNSELAQKDTAFYQLNSKLNQKDSALEKFNSDLAQKDLAFDQLNSELAQKDSTIEYLNSELAQKDLALDQLNSELAQKDSAIEYLNSEIAQKDSTIDYLNAEHSQKDSAIDKLNTEFAQKDLLINHLNSEHSQKEQKLEHFSRSRLHRLSQAFATQPTDLKKCLRLVYLAGSLITPLPVRRFLAPTVNNLKRIYRGTPVLLEANTDANISADTYIVKQPTSVRNNRPRVLHVIANFMTGGSSRLVVDIYEYLGGRFDQSILTSLSPTPAAYAGITVKEIKLSSDEQPFVQYLESLQPDIIHMHYWGDCDEPWYDQAMLAAQQLNIPVIQNINTPVTPHKSSAIKRYVYVSDYVRNVFGHDTDPNVTVYPGSDFSIFEAKSPNLSDIDTIGMVYRLETDKLNAASIFPFIKAVQKRPQTRVLIVGGGSLMEEFKNAVNTAGVGDNFEFTGYVAYSQLPELYRRMKLFVAPVWKESFGQVSPFAMNMHVPVVGYDIGAIGEIVDDSSLLAPYGDADSLSDIIVNLLENTSRRTLIAQRHRERAQAHFSIKAMIKSYDKIYAATLAEKK; this is encoded by the coding sequence ATGACAATCTCGAACACAACCATTCGCTCGGCTTCCGAAGCAGGCAGGACACCGCGAGCACTGACCACAGGTGAGCGCAGCCAGTTGGTTGCGCAGGTACTCTCTGCGTGTGGCAACGGCAAGTTGCTGCATATTGGCGTACCCGATCCAGAATTGTTGCGCGCATTCCTGATGGTCGGCGTACAGGTTTACAACGTCTGCCCTGGCGCCGCTACGCAAGAATTGAACACATTGCTGCCTGATCGCTTTGTCGAATGGGACGGCGAGGCCTTGCCGTTCAGCGATGAAAGCTTCTCTACAGTCCTGGTGAGCAATGCCATCGATCTGGGGCTCTCGCTCGAGCACCTGGCGCTGGAGACTACCCGGGTTTCGGAACGTAATATTTTCCTGTACCTGGATACCTCGTCCGAATCGAGCACCAAAGAAGCTCGCAAAGCCTGGGAATTGATCTTTTTCAATAATGGCGCGCGCAAGCATCCAGCCTACTACCGCGTTAACGACTACCAGTCGCTTGAGTACGAACAGGGCAATATTGCAATCCCTCTGGAAAAGCTACCCAGAGAAGCAGCGCGTCTTTACCCGCTGGAAGCACTGAAAGAAGAACGCGATTTGCATATGGACATGACCCGGGAGCCCGGGAGCCGATCAGACGCACATATCATTCGCTATATGTTGGCGAGCCGTTATGTACGTAACGGCGATCGGGTGCTCGATGCAGCCTGTGGCCTGGGCTACGGGGCCTACACCCTTTTCAACTGCTCTGATGCCAGCTCGATTCTAGGTGTTGATGGAAGCAACTACGCCATCAAATATGCTGAAGCGAGTTTTTCGGCGGTCAACTCACAACTGACGTTCAAGGAAGGCTGGCTGCCAGAGGCGCTCAACGAAATTCCGGACAACTCGATTGATTTCATTACTTCTTTCGAGACCCTGGAGCATGTGCCTGATCCTGTTGGTCTGATGGCTGAATTCTATCGGATACTAAGTCCGTCAGGCCGGATCGTACTTTCCGTGCCCAATGACTGGTCCGACGAAACCGGCGACGACCCGAATCCGTTCCACTTTCACGTCTACACTTGGGACCGCATTGTTAAGGAGCTCGAGAAAGACTTTATTCTCGAGTCCGCTTACGTCCAGACCGCAGATCAGTACAAGCCAAAAATCAACAACACTTACGAGTGGGCTGTTGGCATCCGCGAGATGTACGAAGTTGACACCGCGACACTGCAAAAAGATGACCCTTCCTGTGAGTGGTGCCTGCTGGTGGGGATGAAATCCCCTGTGCTCGGCAGTTCCGTGCCATACACCGAAACCACCTATGACCTCTACCCGGAGAACACCGAGTGGAAGGCAACTGACTTCACGGATTATGAGAACCCGTGGCTTGTCAAAGGTCTGGTGACCATCGGACATCGAATAGAAAACGACGAGAAGTTGCTGGATCTTGCAAATCAAGTAACACGTCAATCCTCTTTGGCATCGCCTGACTTGGGTGCAGCACTTTGCATCCAGGCATATCAACTCCTCAAACACGGCGAGTTTACGCTTGAGGACATTGAAGCTTTTTCGCTGAAAATCCAGGCTTATCTGGATGAACCCGATCAGTCGCCACAACAGCTGCGTTGGAAGGTGTCCCTGGCATTTGTCATGGCGCAACTGTGGCAGGCGACCGGTGATACATCCCGGGCAATCCCCCTCTATAAAACCTGCATCGCTTTTGACTGCACAAAGTTCAGCCCTACGCTGATCACCAAGCAAATAAGCGCCTACCTGAATCTTGGGCTGATCGAGTCCGGTCTGGGCAATACCACCCAAGCGGTAGAGTACTGGCGTGAAGGTGTCATCAGCGCAGAAAAAGCAATGGGCGAAGATTGGCGCGCGTCGATAGGCTCACTCGATAAACCGACCGATTTCGGCGTATCCGAACTCGGCGCCATCGTGGAACTGGCTTCGTCGTGTGCCTATTCACTGCGATACATTTCGAACGAAAAAGATCGTACACCTCAATGGTGGCATCAACACCTGCGCGACCGCAGCTCGCAGCTTTCTACGATCACGACCATTGTCGCGGAAACAAAACGCCTCAATGGAGTGATTGTGCAGAAAGATATCGCAATCAATGAATTGGTTCTGGAAAAGGGAAAAATACTCAACGAAGTAGCGTCCGCCACCCAGCAACTTCAGAATCAGGAAATATCGCTCACCGAAATTTTGGGGCAAAAAGACACTGTTATTGATCGTTTCAACTCTGAGCTGGCGCAAAAATACTCCGCCATCAATGAGCTGAACTCCGAACTGGCTAACAAAGAGTCGGCCATCGATCGTTTTAACAACGAACTTTCACAAAAATATTCGACCATTAATGAGTTGAACTCCGAACTGGCTAACAAAGAGTCAACCATCGATCGTTTCAACTATGAACTTTCGCAAAAATACTCGACCATCAATCAGTTGAATTCCGAACTCGCTCAAAAAGATACGGCATTCTATCAATTGAACTCCAAGCTGAATCAAAAAGACTCGGCACTCGAAAAATTCAACTCAGACCTGGCTCAAAAAGATTTGGCATTCGACCAATTGAATTCCGAACTCGCTCAAAAAGATTCGACTATCGAATATTTGAACTCAGAACTCGCTCAAAAAGATTTGGCACTCGACCAATTGAATTCCGAGCTCGCTCAAAAAGATTCGGCTATCGAATATTTAAACTCCGAAATCGCTCAGAAAGACTCGACTATCGATTATTTGAACGCCGAGCATTCCCAGAAAGACTCGGCCATCGATAAATTAAACACAGAGTTTGCTCAGAAGGATTTGCTGATAAATCATTTAAACTCCGAGCACTCTCAAAAAGAACAGAAGCTTGAGCATTTCAGTAGAAGCAGACTTCATCGTTTGAGCCAGGCCTTTGCGACACAACCCACGGATCTGAAAAAATGCCTTCGGCTGGTCTATTTAGCCGGATCGCTGATAACTCCATTGCCTGTACGACGCTTTTTGGCGCCGACAGTCAATAATCTGAAGCGTATTTACAGGGGAACGCCGGTTCTTTTGGAAGCCAACACAGATGCCAATATCAGCGCGGACACCTATATCGTAAAACAGCCCACTTCCGTGCGGAACAACAGGCCGCGCGTGCTGCACGTTATCGCCAACTTCATGACAGGCGGCTCCTCTCGCTTGGTAGTCGACATTTATGAATACCTCGGTGGCCGTTTCGATCAAAGCATTCTGACTAGCCTCTCCCCAACACCTGCTGCTTATGCAGGGATTACGGTAAAGGAAATCAAGCTTTCTTCGGACGAGCAGCCATTTGTCCAATACCTTGAATCGCTTCAACCCGACATCATCCATATGCATTATTGGGGTGATTGCGACGAACCTTGGTATGACCAGGCGATGCTTGCAGCGCAGCAGCTGAATATTCCGGTCATCCAGAATATCAATACGCCTGTGACGCCTCATAAATCATCTGCGATCAAGCGTTACGTCTACGTCAGTGACTATGTGCGCAACGTGTTTGGCCACGATACTGATCCGAACGTCACCGTTTATCCAGGTTCCGATTTTTCTATATTCGAAGCCAAGAGCCCCAACCTTTCCGACATAGACACTATCGGCATGGTTTACCGCCTCGAAACGGACAAACTCAATGCGGCATCCATCTTTCCGTTCATAAAAGCCGTACAAAAGCGACCGCAGACCCGCGTGCTGATTGTCGGTGGCGGAAGCCTGATGGAAGAATTCAAGAATGCCGTCAACACTGCAGGGGTCGGCGATAACTTCGAGTTCACGGGCTATGTGGCCTACTCCCAGTTGCCGGAACTCTATCGCCGCATGAAGCTGTTTGTAGCTCCCGTCTGGAAAGAGAGCTTCGGCCAGGTAAGTCCGTTTGCGATGAACATGCATGTCCCGGTCGTGGGATACGACATCGGTGCCATCGGCGAAATCGTCGATGATTCATCTCTGCTCGCACCTTACGGTGACGCAGATAGCCTGTCGGATATCATCGTGAACCTGCTGGAAAATACCTCCCGCAGAACCCTTATCGCCCAACGTCATCGTGAGAGAGCTCAAGCTCACTTCTCAATTAAAGCGATGATTAAAAGCTATGACAAAATCTATGCCGCAACCTTGGCGGAAAAGAAATAA
- a CDS encoding ABC transporter permease yields MNMHDSFPTSPLRMLISAIKNRQLILQLTKREISSRYRGSVMGVAWSFINPLLLLAIYTFVFSTVFQARWGASTAVGSKVDFALILFTGLIIHAFCAECINSAPKLITSNVNYVKKVVFPIETLAPTSVLNALFHLCVSLSVLIAAQLVFYKAVPLTALYFPVVLLPLVLMVIGLSWLLASLGAYIRDIGQITGMVTTALLFLSPVFYPISALPEEYQGWLYINPLTAIIENGRATMLFGQTPDLHTLGISYAVGIVICCLGFAFFQKTRAGFADVL; encoded by the coding sequence TTGAACATGCATGACTCGTTTCCAACCTCTCCTTTAAGAATGTTGATTAGTGCGATCAAGAATCGACAACTGATTCTGCAACTGACGAAACGGGAAATCTCTTCTCGTTATCGGGGCTCGGTCATGGGCGTCGCCTGGTCGTTCATAAACCCTTTATTGCTGCTGGCCATTTATACCTTTGTCTTCTCTACCGTATTTCAAGCGCGCTGGGGTGCAAGCACAGCCGTCGGCTCGAAGGTAGACTTCGCGCTTATTCTTTTTACCGGATTGATCATTCATGCTTTTTGCGCCGAGTGCATAAACTCGGCTCCCAAACTGATCACAAGCAACGTCAACTATGTAAAAAAAGTCGTTTTCCCGATTGAAACGCTCGCCCCTACTTCAGTGTTGAATGCGTTGTTCCACTTGTGTGTCAGCCTGTCAGTCCTGATCGCTGCGCAATTGGTGTTCTATAAGGCAGTTCCCTTAACGGCGCTATACTTCCCGGTTGTCCTGCTGCCACTGGTTTTGATGGTGATCGGCCTATCCTGGCTTCTCGCTTCATTGGGTGCCTACATCCGAGACATTGGTCAGATCACGGGAATGGTGACGACAGCGCTGCTGTTCCTGTCGCCGGTTTTTTATCCGATCAGCGCGCTGCCGGAGGAGTATCAGGGATGGCTCTACATAAACCCACTCACCGCCATCATTGAAAATGGACGAGCAACAATGTTGTTTGGCCAAACTCCTGACCTTCACACTCTGGGCATCAGCTATGCCGTCGGCATCGTAATTTGCTGTCTGGGCTTTGCATTCTTTCAAAAAACTCGCGCAGGCTTTGCTGATGTCCTCTAA